A window of Pedococcus aerophilus contains these coding sequences:
- the gntA gene encoding guanitoxin biosynthesis heme-dependent pre-guanitoxin N-hydroxylase GntA has translation MSEALHDVRADEPTLLQLTRDLAEDPDRRDPLEVDGALESMVLHPDYPCLGARSVFNRDRATVVALGEMASEEATRGLHDALRDFGRDTDQSAGFASLVAVFPDTVVDDEGQFESLLWRQLEKLHEADRQPWNPQVSDDPGNPHFAFSVAGTAYFVVGLHPAASRIARRTPLPTLVFNLHQQFEDLRASDRFERMRDTIRRRDTALQGDVNPMVADHGAGSEARQYSGRAVPTDWAAPVNFDEETP, from the coding sequence GTGAGCGAGGCACTCCACGACGTCCGTGCCGACGAGCCGACCCTCCTGCAGCTCACCCGGGACCTCGCCGAGGACCCGGACCGCCGCGACCCCCTCGAGGTCGACGGTGCGCTCGAGTCGATGGTGCTGCACCCCGACTACCCCTGCCTCGGGGCCCGGTCGGTGTTCAACCGGGACCGGGCGACCGTCGTGGCCCTGGGGGAGATGGCTTCCGAGGAGGCGACCCGGGGACTGCACGACGCCCTGCGCGACTTCGGCCGTGACACCGACCAGTCGGCGGGGTTCGCCTCGCTCGTGGCGGTCTTCCCGGACACGGTGGTCGACGACGAGGGGCAGTTCGAGTCGCTCCTGTGGCGCCAGCTCGAGAAGCTGCACGAGGCCGACCGCCAACCCTGGAACCCGCAGGTGTCGGACGACCCCGGCAACCCGCACTTCGCCTTCAGCGTCGCCGGGACCGCGTACTTCGTGGTCGGCCTGCACCCGGCCGCCTCGAGGATCGCCCGCCGGACACCGCTGCCCACCCTGGTCTTCAACCTGCACCAGCAGTTCGAGGACCTGCGCGCGTCCGACCGCTTCGAGCGGATGCGTGACACCATCCGACGGCGGGACACCGCCCTGCAGGGCGACGTCAACCCCATGGTCGCCGACCACGGGGCCGGCTCCGAGGCCCGGCAGTACTCCGGCCGAGCGGTGCCCACCGACTGGGCCGCCCCAGTGAACTTCGACGAGGAGACCCCGTGA
- a CDS encoding hemerythrin domain-containing protein: MSTDAITILRADHKEVRALFREFEKSTTTPARQGAIVKKCIELLTVHTYIENEVMYPEVRRLLPDLEDDVLESYEEHHVADVLVMELVPMKPSDERFHAKTSVLIENVRHHMDEEENDWFPKVREGLGRKQLSELGERLLESKKTAPRSPAQPSALKKVVDAVVS, translated from the coding sequence ATGTCCACTGACGCCATCACCATCCTGCGAGCCGACCACAAAGAGGTCCGAGCGCTCTTCCGCGAGTTCGAGAAGTCGACGACGACGCCCGCCCGCCAGGGCGCCATCGTGAAGAAGTGCATCGAGCTCCTCACGGTGCACACGTACATCGAGAACGAGGTGATGTACCCGGAGGTGCGTCGCCTGCTTCCCGACCTCGAGGACGACGTGCTCGAGTCCTACGAGGAGCACCACGTGGCCGACGTCCTCGTCATGGAGCTGGTGCCCATGAAGCCGTCGGACGAGCGGTTCCACGCGAAGACGAGCGTCCTCATCGAGAACGTGCGACACCACATGGACGAGGAGGAGAACGACTGGTTCCCCAAGGTGCGCGAAGGGCTGGGACGCAAGCAGCTCAGCGAGCTCGGTGAGCGACTCCTCGAGTCGAAGAAGACGGCCCCGCGGTCGCCGGCGCAGCCGAGTGCGCTGAAGAAGGTCGTCGACGCGGTGGTCTCCTGA
- a CDS encoding WhiB family transcriptional regulator, with the protein MASIKRLPQPLLSNYDWQVDGACRNSDPNEFFAGDAERGNRRLSRDERAKAMCRECPVLKNCFEHAMAVREPYGVWGATTPEERELIRMGRGTHAVGEAV; encoded by the coding sequence ATGGCCAGCATCAAGCGTCTTCCCCAGCCCCTGTTGAGCAACTACGACTGGCAGGTCGACGGGGCGTGCCGCAACTCCGACCCGAACGAGTTCTTCGCCGGGGACGCTGAGCGCGGTAACCGTCGACTCAGCCGGGACGAGCGCGCCAAGGCCATGTGCCGCGAGTGCCCGGTCCTCAAGAACTGCTTCGAGCACGCCATGGCCGTCCGCGAGCCGTACGGCGTCTGGGGCGCCACCACCCCGGAGGAGCGCGAGCTCATCCGCATGGGTCGGGGCACGCACGCCGTCGGCGAGGCCGTCTGA
- a CDS encoding MerR family transcriptional regulator, translated as MPSTPIAPMNTRVTGDRITRSIPLRVLPDLAVVETVSAEIEWSVGVVADRLDIPAATLRSWDRRYGVSPSQRSAGGHRRYTEGDVLRVAAVQRFVDQGVPTQTAARVALAMDPQRLRTESLLRS; from the coding sequence ATGCCCTCAACCCCCATCGCACCCATGAACACGCGGGTGACCGGGGACCGGATCACCCGCTCGATCCCCCTCCGGGTCCTGCCCGACCTCGCCGTCGTCGAGACCGTGTCCGCCGAGATCGAGTGGTCAGTGGGCGTCGTCGCCGATCGTCTGGACATCCCTGCTGCCACGTTGCGCAGCTGGGACCGCCGGTACGGCGTGTCACCGTCCCAGCGCAGCGCGGGCGGTCACCGGCGGTACACCGAGGGCGACGTCCTGCGGGTCGCTGCGGTGCAGCGCTTCGTCGACCAGGGCGTGCCCACCCAGACCGCAGCTCGCGTCGCCCTGGCCATGGACCCCCAGCGACTCCGGACCGAGTCGCTCCTGCGTTCCTGA
- a CDS encoding EamA family transporter — MTSGLTPFHRLLACAVALIWGVNFLAIHLSLQQFPPLFLVALRFALLAIPTMLFVPRPKVATRWLVGYGVGFGVLQFTFLYSGMAAGMPAGLASLVLQASGPFTLVLGALLLKERVRGRQWWGVAVAAAGMVVVGVSRAGVAQLVPYVLVLLGALGWALGNLSSRLAAPPNPLHLTLWMSVVVPVPMLALSLLLEGPHDITDSLVTSFTAQAAPAWIGLAYTVLIGTVVGSGIWTWLLARHPAGVVGPFSMLVPVVGMATAALALDERPTPWEVLGGVVVVAGVLLGSTGRRARGASIPVEHHEVVRA; from the coding sequence ATGACCTCGGGCCTGACGCCGTTCCACCGCCTCCTCGCGTGCGCCGTCGCCCTGATCTGGGGGGTGAACTTCCTCGCGATCCACCTGTCGCTGCAACAGTTCCCACCGCTGTTCCTCGTCGCCCTGCGCTTCGCCCTGCTGGCCATCCCGACGATGCTGTTCGTCCCGCGACCGAAGGTGGCGACCCGCTGGCTGGTGGGCTACGGCGTGGGGTTCGGGGTGCTGCAGTTCACCTTCCTCTACAGCGGGATGGCTGCGGGGATGCCCGCGGGCCTCGCGTCGCTGGTGCTCCAGGCGTCAGGACCGTTCACGCTGGTCCTCGGCGCACTGCTGCTCAAGGAGCGGGTGCGGGGGCGCCAGTGGTGGGGGGTCGCCGTGGCTGCCGCCGGGATGGTCGTCGTCGGTGTGTCCCGGGCCGGGGTGGCCCAGCTCGTGCCCTACGTGCTCGTGCTGCTCGGCGCGCTCGGGTGGGCGCTCGGCAACCTGTCGAGCAGGCTGGCGGCACCGCCGAACCCGCTGCACCTCACGCTGTGGATGTCCGTGGTCGTCCCCGTTCCGATGCTCGCCCTGTCCCTGCTGCTCGAAGGACCGCACGACATCACCGACTCTCTCGTCACGTCGTTCACGGCGCAGGCCGCGCCGGCGTGGATCGGTCTCGCGTACACCGTGCTCATCGGGACCGTCGTCGGGTCGGGGATCTGGACGTGGCTCCTGGCCCGCCACCCCGCCGGGGTCGTCGGACCGTTCTCGATGCTCGTCCCCGTGGTCGGGATGGCCACGGCTGCGCTCGCCCTCGATGAACGACCCACGCCGTGGGAGGTGCTCGGCGGGGTCGTGGTCGTCGCCGGGGTCCTGCTCGGCTCGACCGGCAGGCGCGCGCGGGGCGCCTCCATCCCCGTCGAGCACCACGAGGTGGTCCGGGCCTGA
- a CDS encoding LysR family transcriptional regulator: protein MVKVAFMDPRHLELLRELADRGTLTAVATATHRTPSAVSQQLRSAEREAGMPLVESHGRGVRLTRAGLLLAEGAVDVATALARVRARLDALRDAPVGTVTIGALPSAAEVLVPELVNRLQDSGIRIVLEDFDVAESDFAGRAADHDIVIGHTITGEAPAGSTHLHHRSLAEEPLDVALPVGHRLARRRQLTPDLVAGERWIGVPEGYPFDTVLIAIENATGRRIDRVQRLRDNRVVEAMVARGLGLALLPRFTTRVRPGVVTKPLTGVRAARHVVALSRPDVAERVAVRAVLDLLAEIGTQASSGELPHTGRKRP from the coding sequence ATGGTTAAGGTCGCCTTCATGGACCCGCGACACCTCGAGCTGCTCCGCGAGCTTGCGGACCGCGGCACCCTCACCGCGGTCGCCACCGCCACCCACCGGACCCCCTCCGCAGTGTCCCAACAGCTCCGCTCCGCCGAGCGTGAGGCCGGTATGCCGCTCGTGGAGTCCCACGGGCGCGGCGTGCGGCTGACTCGGGCCGGGCTCCTGCTGGCCGAGGGTGCCGTGGACGTCGCGACCGCCCTCGCCCGGGTGCGCGCCAGGCTCGACGCCCTGCGGGACGCACCGGTCGGCACGGTGACGATAGGAGCCCTGCCCAGTGCTGCCGAGGTCCTCGTGCCGGAGTTGGTGAACCGGTTGCAGGACAGTGGAATTCGTATCGTTCTCGAGGACTTCGACGTGGCCGAGTCCGACTTCGCCGGACGGGCAGCAGATCACGACATCGTCATCGGTCACACCATCACGGGAGAGGCACCCGCGGGTTCGACCCACCTGCACCACCGCAGCCTCGCCGAGGAGCCCCTCGACGTGGCTCTGCCCGTCGGTCACCGGCTTGCTCGCCGCAGGCAGCTGACTCCCGACCTGGTGGCCGGCGAACGCTGGATCGGCGTCCCCGAGGGCTACCCCTTCGACACGGTCCTCATCGCGATCGAGAACGCCACCGGGCGGCGGATCGACCGGGTGCAGAGGCTCCGGGACAACCGCGTGGTGGAGGCGATGGTCGCGCGGGGCCTCGGCCTGGCACTCCTTCCACGCTTCACCACCCGCGTGCGCCCGGGGGTGGTCACCAAGCCGCTGACCGGGGTCCGAGCGGCTCGTCACGTCGTCGCGCTCTCGAGGCCCGACGTCGCCGAGCGCGTCGCCGTCCGGGCCGTCCTCGACCTGTTGGCCGAGATCGGCACCCAGGCATCGTCCGGCGAACTCCCCCACACCGGTCGCAAACGACCCTGA